A single genomic interval of Pseudorca crassidens isolate mPseCra1 chromosome 19, mPseCra1.hap1, whole genome shotgun sequence harbors:
- the NUFIP2 gene encoding FMR1-interacting protein NUFIP2, whose amino-acid sequence MEEKPSQPQPQHHHSHHHPHHHPQQQQQQQSHHHHHYYFYNHSHNHHHHHHHQQPHQYLQHGAEGSPKAQPKPLKHEQKHALQQHQETPKKKTGYGELNGNAGEREISLKNLGSDEATNPISRVLNGNQQVVDTNLKQTVKSSTFGKAGIKTRNFIQKNSMDKKNGKSYENKSGENQSVDKTDTVAIPNGVVTNNSGYIANGYMGKGADNDGSGSESGYTTPKKRKARRNSAKGCENLNLVQDKIMQQETNVPTLKQGLETFKPDYSEQKGNRVDGSKPIWKYETGPGGPSRGKPAVGDMLRKSSDIKPGVSSKKFDDRPKGKHTSAVASKEDSWTLFKPPPVFPVDNSSAKIVPKISYASKVKENLNKTVQNSSVSPSSSSSSSSSTGETQTQSSSRLSQVPMSALKSVTSASFSNGPVLAGTDASVYSPGGQPLLTTAANTLTPISSGTDSVLQDMSLTSAAVEQIKSSLFIYPSNMQTVLLSTAQVDLPSQTDQQNLGDIFQNQWGLSFINEPSAGPETVIGKSSDHKVMEVTFQGEYPATLVSQGAEIIPSGTEHPVFPKAYELEKRTSPQVLGNFLKSGTTSESGALSLEPSHIGDLQKADTSSQGALVFLSKDYEIENQNPLASPTNTLLGSAKEQRYQRGLERNDSWGSFDLRAAIVYHTKEMESVWNLQKQDPKRIITYNEAMDSPDQ is encoded by the exons ATGGAGGAGAAGCCCAGCCAGCCACAGCCTCAGCACCATCACAGCCACCACCATCCGCACCATCACccccagcagcaacagcagcagcagtcgcaccaccaccaccattattaTTTCTACAACCACAGCCacaaccaccatcaccaccaccatcaccagcaGCCTCACCAATACCTGCAGCATGGAGCCGAGGGCAGCCCCAAGGCCCAGCCAAAGCCGCTGAAACATGAGCAGAAACACGCCCTCCAGCAGCACCAGGAAACGCCGAAGAAGAAAACAG GTTATGGTGAACTAAATGGTAATgctggagaaagagaaatatctttAAAGAACCTGGGTTCTGATGAAGCCACCAACCCTATTTCCAGGGTCCTCAATGGCAACCAACAAGTTGTAGACACTAATCTGAAGCAGACTGTAAAGTCCAGCACCTTTGGGAAAGCAGGAATTAAAACCAGGAATTTCATTCAGAAAAACAGTATGGACAAAAAGAATGGGAAGTCTTATGAAAATAAATCCGGAGAGAACCAATCTGTAGACAAGACTGATACCGTAGCAATTCCAAATGGTGTTGTAACAAATAATTCTGGCTATATTGCTAATGGTTATATGGGCAAAGGAGCAGATAATGATGGTAGTGGATCTGAGAGCGGATATACCACTCCTAAAAAAAGGAAAGCTAGGCGCAATAGTGCCAAGGGTTGTGAAAACCTTAATTTAGTGCAGGACAAAATAATGCAACAAGAGACCAATGTCCCAACCTTAAAACAGGGACTTGAAACTTTCAAGCCTGACTACAGTGAACAAAAGGGAAATCGAGTAGATGGTTCAAAGCCCATTTGGAAGTATGAAACTGGGCCTGGAGGACCAAGTCGAGGAAAACCTGCTGTGGGTGATATGCTGAGGAAAAGCTCTGATATTAAGCCTGGTGTAAGCAGCAAAAAGTTTGATGATCGGCCCAAAGGAAAGCATACTTCTGCTGTTGCCTCCAAAGAGGACTCGTGGACCCTATTTAAACCACCCCCAGTTTTTCCAGTGGACAATAGCAGTGCTAAAATAGTTCCTAAAATAAGTTATGCAAGCAAAGTTAAGGAAAACCTCAACAAAACTGTACAGAACTCTTCCGTGTCACCATCTTCATCTTCATCCTCTTCGTCATCTACTGGGGAAACTCAGACCCAGTCTTCAAGTCGATTATCCCAGGTCCCTATGTCAGCGCTGAAATCTGTTACTTCGGCCAGCTTCTCTAATGGGCCAGTTTTAGCAGGGACTGATGCAAGTGTGTATTCTCCTGGGGGTCAGCCACTGCTAACTACTGCTGCTAATACTCTAACACCCATCTCTTCTGGGACTGATTCAGTTCTCCAAGACATGAGTCTGACTTCAGCAGCTGTTGAACAAATTAAGTCCAGCCTTTTTATCTACCCTTCAAATATGCAAACTGTGCTGTTGAGCACAGCACAAGTGGATCTACCCTCTCAGACAGATCAGCAAAACCTGGGGGATATCTTCCAGAATCAGTGGGGTTTATCATTTATCAATGAGCCCAGTGCTGGCCCTGAGACTGTTATTGGGAAGTCATCAGATCATAAAGTGATGGAGGTGACATTTCAAGGGGAATATCCTGCCACTTTGGTTTCACAGGGTGCTGAAATAATCCCCTCAGGAACTGAGCATCCTGTGTTTCCCAAGGCTTATGAGCTGGAAAAACGGACTAGTCCTCAAGTTCTGGGTAACTTTCTAAAATCTGGGACTACTAGTGAGAGTGGAGCCTTATCCTTGGAACCCAGTCATATAGGTGACCTGCAAAAAGCAGACACCAGTAGTCAAGGTGCTTTAGTGTTTCTCTCAAAGGACTATGAGATAGAAAATCAAAATCCTCTGGCGTCTCCTACGAACACTTTGTTAGGCTCCGCCAAAGAACAGAGATACCAGAGAGGCCTAGAAAGGAATGATAGCTGGGGTTCTTTTGACCTGAGGGCTGCTATTGTATATCACACTAAAG aaatggaatCTGTTTGGAATTTGCAGAAGCAAG ATCCCAAAAGGATAATCACTTACAATGAAGCCATGGATAGTCCAGATCAATGA